The proteins below are encoded in one region of uncultured Eubacteriales bacterium:
- a CDS encoding Sigma-70 region 2, which translates to MEAGRLEELVFRYENTLYRTALAILADAQEAEDAVQDTFLKYLEKSPRFESPEHEKAWLIRVTVNGCKSRLRSPWRKRSTPLLESLPAAEEGERETLEAVMALPAKDRAAVHLFYYEGYKTAEIASMTGEAEGTVRSRLSRARGKLKALLEGETL; encoded by the coding sequence ATGGAAGCCGGCCGGCTGGAGGAATTGGTTTTTCGGTATGAGAACACGCTATACCGCACGGCGCTGGCCATCCTTGCGGACGCGCAGGAGGCCGAGGACGCGGTGCAGGACACCTTTTTGAAATATCTTGAGAAGAGTCCCCGCTTTGAAAGCCCCGAGCATGAAAAAGCCTGGCTTATTCGGGTGACGGTGAACGGCTGCAAGAGCCGCCTGCGCTCCCCGTGGAGGAAACGGTCCACGCCGCTGCTGGAGAGCCTTCCCGCCGCCGAGGAGGGCGAGCGGGAGACGCTGGAGGCCGTTATGGCTCTCCCGGCGAAGGACCGGGCCGCCGTGCACCTCTTCTACTACGAGGGGTACAAAACCGCTGAGATTGCCTCCATGACCGGAGAGGCGGAGGGGACGGTGCGGTCCCGGCTTTCGAGGGCGCGGGGGAAACTTAAGGCCCTTTTGGAAGGAGAAACTTTATGA
- a CDS encoding Regulatory protein, ArsR codes for MPQDLEPLRELFSKSRESITAIGDETRQAILLTLMAGPAEGMRVGDITEHTHLSQPAVSHHLKILRNANLLSLHKVGTMNFYRLNPDRAEITRLLRLCQGILAAMENCELNEHGRVWSV; via the coding sequence ATGCCTCAGGACCTGGAGCCACTGCGGGAACTCTTCTCCAAGAGCCGCGAGAGCATCACCGCCATCGGGGACGAGACCAGGCAAGCAATTCTCCTTACGCTGATGGCGGGTCCGGCAGAAGGGATGCGCGTGGGCGACATTACCGAGCACACGCATCTGTCCCAGCCCGCCGTCTCCCACCATTTGAAGATTCTGCGCAACGCCAACCTCCTGTCCCTGCACAAGGTGGGAACCATGAATTTTTACCGTCTGAACCCGGACAGGGCGGAGATCACCAGACTGCTGCGCCTGTGCCAGGGCATTTTAGCCGCGATGGAGAACTGCGAGTTAAACGAACACGGGAGAGTATGGTCTGTTTGA
- a CDS encoding ATPase/histidine kinase/DNA gyrase B/HSP90 domain protein: MAGMILISFALLGAAFITLSYQYIVREKQATLERNAQSVADYTSQALTRPEILGGGLSSDRYALYVKSVADVADAYVLICYPTDTIIISSVGELTYSILGRQLPADVVNQVSATGGYVAMTTLGGIFPEKRMVAAKPILVQAVLADGSTLQQQLGTALVVAEGSSITGLWQDFANLFFFTSAVVLCIAFVTTSLTSLQQTRPLKEMAAAARKFGHGEFDIRVDAGTRQDEVGELALAFNAMADSLAKSEAKRSEFVANVSHELKTPMTTIAGFADGILDGTIPKEKETDALQTISSETRRLSRLVRRMLDLSRLQSAENVTAQEQFDVSEILVRVLVSLETKINARSLDVETHLPDAPVMVWGDPDAITQVCYNLLDNAIKFSKEQGLITLTVAPKTGKAHVSIRNEGDVIPPAELSMLFDRFHKSDKSRSEDREGVGLGLYIVKTILNNHKENITVTSENGATEFTFTLTLA; encoded by the coding sequence ATGGCTGGGATGATCCTCATCTCCTTCGCCCTGCTGGGTGCGGCGTTCATCACCCTCTCTTACCAGTATATCGTGCGGGAGAAGCAGGCCACCCTGGAGCGCAACGCCCAAAGCGTGGCCGACTACACGAGTCAGGCCCTTACCCGGCCCGAGATTCTGGGCGGGGGCCTCTCCAGCGACCGGTACGCGCTGTATGTCAAATCGGTGGCCGACGTGGCGGACGCCTATGTGCTTATCTGCTACCCCACCGACACGATTATTATCTCCTCCGTGGGCGAGCTGACCTACAGCATCCTTGGCCGCCAGCTTCCCGCCGACGTGGTGAACCAGGTCAGCGCCACCGGCGGCTACGTCGCCATGACCACTTTGGGCGGCATTTTTCCCGAAAAGCGTATGGTGGCGGCAAAGCCCATCCTGGTTCAGGCCGTCCTGGCGGACGGTTCCACTCTCCAGCAGCAGCTGGGCACCGCCCTGGTGGTAGCCGAAGGCTCCAGCATCACCGGCCTGTGGCAGGATTTTGCAAACCTCTTCTTCTTCACCTCCGCAGTGGTGCTGTGCATCGCCTTTGTCACCACGTCCCTCACCTCCCTGCAGCAGACACGGCCCCTCAAGGAGATGGCCGCCGCCGCCCGTAAGTTTGGCCACGGGGAGTTCGACATTCGGGTGGACGCGGGCACTCGCCAGGACGAGGTAGGAGAACTGGCCCTTGCCTTCAATGCCATGGCCGACTCCCTGGCCAAGAGCGAGGCAAAGCGCAGCGAGTTCGTCGCCAACGTCTCCCATGAGCTCAAGACCCCCATGACCACCATCGCCGGCTTTGCTGACGGCATTCTGGACGGCACCATCCCCAAGGAGAAGGAGACCGACGCGCTCCAGACCATCTCCTCGGAGACCCGCAGGCTCTCCCGGCTGGTGCGGCGGATGCTGGACCTGTCCCGGCTCCAGTCCGCCGAGAACGTCACTGCCCAGGAGCAGTTCGACGTCAGCGAGATTTTAGTCCGTGTGCTGGTAAGCCTGGAGACCAAGATCAACGCCCGGAGTCTGGACGTGGAGACCCATCTTCCCGACGCCCCAGTCATGGTCTGGGGCGACCCCGACGCCATCACCCAGGTATGCTACAACCTGCTGGACAACGCCATCAAGTTCTCCAAGGAGCAGGGGCTCATTACTCTCACGGTGGCTCCCAAGACAGGCAAGGCCCATGTATCCATCCGCAATGAGGGGGACGTAATTCCCCCCGCCGAGCTCTCCATGCTTTTCGACCGGTTCCACAAGAGCGACAAATCCCGCAGTGAGGACCGGGAAGGCGTGGGTCTGGGGCTCTACATCGTCAAGACCATTCTTAATAACCATAAGGAGAACATCACCGTCACCAGTGAGAACGGAGCCACCGAGTTTACGTTCACCCTGACGCTGGCGTAA
- a CDS encoding conserved hypothetical protein (Evidence 4 : Homologs of previously reported genes of unknown function) yields MNAYRSYMDRAELSAEGHKKLMRALERPPARRGSHAARWGLAAACLALACLAGWGFAQGRIGRWSGVTPPPVAGVTPTPTAAPTVQPSAGDPYVLSISGGDVELPGLRRVRYGGGSEMAASIAFPDGWFEEVLTREELLYLLGGPGAERAPAALLWGDYDVTGKAIYDGEGNLWRTVLTGVSRTDGRNSFTLTARPGAIPEDCLVDPKQASTEINGIQVYGSNRGRYGWDDSGAMGYIYKITLLAGEAGLRLEVYNMDEGRARELANAGANWFATAEQALWLDQTVPGEIPEWRSEELTLTEARTEELGRYLPESVPAGYSFEWAWRELGQGRDWLSARWNRGLREIEVTVTREGYSTEDPIPRGDLTAEAVLARLEYVDSDAGDAPGWRGRFAVRYPDGVTAEYAVKGLSEEQAAALAN; encoded by the coding sequence ATGAATGCATATCGTTCTTATATGGACCGAGCGGAGCTGTCCGCCGAGGGCCACAAAAAATTGATGCGGGCGCTTGAGCGCCCGCCCGCCCGGAGGGGGAGCCATGCTGCCCGCTGGGGGCTGGCGGCGGCCTGCCTTGCCCTAGCCTGTCTGGCGGGCTGGGGTTTTGCCCAGGGGCGAATAGGGCGATGGAGCGGTGTCACGCCGCCCCCGGTGGCAGGGGTCACGCCGACGCCTACCGCCGCGCCTACCGTACAGCCGTCCGCGGGGGACCCCTACGTCCTCTCCATCTCAGGCGGGGACGTGGAACTGCCCGGCCTCCGGCGGGTGAGGTATGGGGGCGGCAGCGAGATGGCCGCCTCCATCGCCTTCCCGGACGGCTGGTTTGAGGAGGTGTTGACGCGAGAGGAGCTCCTCTATCTCCTGGGCGGGCCGGGCGCGGAGCGCGCTCCGGCGGCCCTCCTCTGGGGGGACTACGACGTGACCGGAAAGGCTATATACGACGGAGAGGGAAACCTGTGGCGGACGGTCCTCACCGGTGTAAGCCGCACCGATGGGCGCAACTCCTTTACCCTCACCGCCAGGCCAGGCGCCATCCCGGAGGACTGCCTGGTGGATCCGAAACAGGCTTCTACGGAAATAAACGGGATACAGGTCTACGGCAGCAACAGGGGGCGGTACGGCTGGGACGACAGCGGGGCAATGGGCTACATCTATAAAATTACCCTCCTGGCCGGGGAGGCGGGCCTGCGCCTGGAGGTGTATAATATGGACGAGGGCCGGGCGCGGGAACTGGCCAATGCCGGAGCCAACTGGTTCGCCACGGCGGAGCAGGCCCTCTGGCTGGACCAGACGGTCCCAGGCGAGATCCCCGAGTGGCGCAGCGAGGAGCTGACGCTGACAGAGGCTCGGACCGAGGAACTAGGCCGGTATCTGCCCGAGAGCGTCCCGGCGGGGTATTCCTTTGAGTGGGCCTGGCGGGAGCTGGGCCAGGGTCGGGACTGGCTGAGTGCCCGGTGGAACCGGGGACTGCGGGAAATCGAGGTGACCGTGACCCGGGAGGGGTATTCCACCGAGGATCCCATCCCCAGGGGGGACTTGACCGCCGAGGCGGTGCTGGCGCGGCTGGAGTATGTGGACAGCGACGCCGGAGACGCACCGGGCTGGCGGGGGCGGTTTGCCGTCCGCTACCCCGATGGTGTGACGGCGGAGTACGCCGTCAAGGGTCTTAGTGAGGAGCAGGCCGCCGCACTGGCGAACTGA
- the yabP gene encoding Sporulation protein YabP, with protein sequence MPYEEKSNRPEIPHHLILEGREQLSVSGVEEVESFDENQIVMYTSKGALIVRGEGLHIEKLSLDGGDLKVEGVIESLTYEESQRSKGGFLSRLFR encoded by the coding sequence ATGCCCTACGAGGAAAAGTCCAACCGACCCGAAATACCCCACCACCTGATTTTAGAGGGGCGGGAGCAGCTCTCGGTCTCCGGGGTAGAGGAGGTGGAGAGCTTTGACGAGAACCAGATCGTCATGTATACCAGTAAGGGGGCCCTCATCGTTCGTGGGGAGGGCTTGCACATCGAAAAGCTGAGCCTGGACGGAGGTGACCTGAAGGTAGAGGGCGTCATTGAGAGCCTCACGTATGAGGAGAGCCAGCGCAGCAAGGGCGGGTTCCTCTCCCGTCTCTTCCGGTAG
- a CDS encoding putative fumarate hydratase subunit alpha (Evidence 3 : Function proposed based on presence of conserved amino acid motif, structural feature or limited homology): MTEISYSSIVSAVARLCREANTFLPADLRRAIEAAGEAERSPVGKAILGDVAENFTFAAQKGLPICQDTGMAVVFAELGQEVHLTGGTLEAAVNEGVAKGYTEGCLRCSVVSDPLRRENTGDNTPAILHLRLVGGNTLKLTVAPKGFGSENMTALKMFTPAATAEDIVAFIVEAVSRAGSNPCPPVVVGVGLGGTSETAALLAKQALLLPVDGENEDPYYATLERESLAHINALGIGPQGLGGSTTALSVRILPYPTHIAGLPCAVNLGCHVTRHASTVLPG, translated from the coding sequence ATGACTGAAATTTCTTACTCCTCCATTGTCTCCGCCGTGGCCCGCCTCTGCCGGGAGGCCAACACCTTCCTCCCCGCCGACCTGCGCCGCGCCATTGAGGCGGCGGGAGAGGCCGAGCGCTCCCCCGTGGGGAAGGCCATTCTGGGGGACGTGGCGGAAAACTTCACCTTTGCCGCCCAAAAGGGCCTGCCAATCTGCCAAGACACGGGCATGGCGGTAGTCTTTGCAGAGCTGGGTCAGGAGGTACACCTCACCGGCGGAACGCTGGAGGCCGCGGTAAACGAGGGCGTCGCCAAGGGGTACACCGAGGGCTGCCTTCGCTGCAGCGTGGTGAGCGACCCGCTGCGCCGGGAGAACACCGGGGACAACACCCCCGCCATCCTTCACCTACGCCTAGTGGGAGGGAACACCCTCAAGCTCACCGTGGCCCCAAAGGGCTTTGGCAGCGAGAACATGACCGCACTGAAGATGTTTACCCCTGCCGCCACGGCGGAGGACATTGTGGCTTTCATTGTGGAGGCTGTGTCTAGGGCTGGGTCCAACCCCTGTCCCCCTGTGGTGGTGGGAGTCGGGCTGGGCGGCACGTCGGAGACGGCCGCCCTTCTCGCCAAGCAGGCCCTCCTCCTTCCGGTGGACGGCGAGAACGAGGACCCCTACTACGCCACTCTGGAGCGTGAGTCCCTGGCGCACATCAACGCCTTGGGCATTGGTCCCCAAGGTTTGGGGGGCAGCACCACCGCCCTGAGCGTGCGCATTCTCCCTTACCCCACCCACATCGCGGGTCTTCCCTGTGCGGTGAACTTAGGCTGCCACGTTACCCGTCATGCCAGCACAGTCCTGCCCGGCTGA
- the raiA gene encoding Ribosomal subunit interface protein yields the protein MKFVFTDKKVTLPQNVHAYAEKKVGKLDRYFKADAEATIVFSVQKDCNQVEVTVRSGGTVYRVSEKTSDMFASIDAAVSSIERQLRKNKARLEKRLRTDAFVRSVDSEAVSFAPEVEEEEFHIVRTKKFPMRPMSVEEAILQMNLVDHAFFAFRDADNDGAFAVVYKRNDGGYGLITDEL from the coding sequence ATGAAGTTCGTGTTTACAGACAAAAAGGTCACGCTGCCCCAAAACGTACACGCCTACGCCGAGAAAAAGGTGGGCAAGTTAGACCGTTATTTTAAGGCGGATGCTGAGGCCACCATCGTCTTCAGTGTCCAAAAGGATTGCAACCAGGTGGAGGTAACCGTCCGTTCGGGCGGCACCGTCTACCGGGTGAGCGAGAAGACCTCCGACATGTTCGCTTCTATCGATGCCGCCGTCTCCTCCATCGAGCGGCAGCTCCGCAAGAACAAGGCACGCCTGGAAAAGCGCCTTCGGACCGATGCCTTTGTCCGCAGCGTGGACAGCGAGGCGGTCTCCTTCGCCCCCGAGGTGGAGGAGGAGGAATTCCATATTGTCCGCACCAAGAAATTCCCCATGCGGCCTATGAGCGTGGAGGAGGCCATCCTCCAAATGAACCTGGTGGACCACGCCTTCTTTGCCTTCCGGGACGCCGACAACGATGGGGCCTTCGCCGTGGTCTACAAGCGCAACGACGGCGGGTACGGCCTCATCACCGACGAACTGTAA
- a CDS encoding conserved hypothetical protein (Evidence 4 : Homologs of previously reported genes of unknown function), translating into MDKQDLRLAVLIDADNAPRSALKEIMAEVAVYGTPTIKRIYGDWTTPNMASWKPLLLEHAISPVQQYSYTTGKNATDSAMIIDAMDILYDRRVDGFVLVSSDSDFTRLATRLREAGMKVYGMGEKKTPAPFIVSCDKFVYIEVIRAAAVPAPSEQKPAKKTPAQKKAEESAPIPATASEPETEGPKGVPADIVALLADSLESIADEDGYAFMGELGNLLLKKQPDFDPRNFGFSKLTTLVKSLDRFEIDARQTSAPHVKHIYLRDKQRK; encoded by the coding sequence ATGGACAAGCAAGATTTGCGCCTGGCCGTCCTGATTGACGCGGACAACGCCCCCCGTAGCGCGCTCAAGGAGATCATGGCCGAGGTGGCGGTCTATGGCACGCCCACCATCAAGCGTATCTACGGGGACTGGACCACCCCTAACATGGCCTCCTGGAAACCCCTGCTCCTGGAGCATGCCATCTCCCCCGTCCAGCAGTACAGCTACACCACCGGGAAAAACGCCACCGACTCGGCCATGATCATCGACGCCATGGATATCCTCTATGACCGCCGGGTGGACGGATTCGTCCTGGTGTCCAGCGATTCGGACTTTACCCGTCTCGCCACCCGTCTGCGCGAGGCGGGGATGAAGGTCTATGGCATGGGCGAGAAAAAAACCCCAGCCCCCTTCATCGTCTCCTGCGACAAATTTGTGTATATCGAAGTCATCCGCGCCGCCGCCGTGCCGGCCCCCTCCGAACAAAAGCCCGCCAAGAAAACCCCCGCGCAGAAGAAGGCGGAGGAGTCTGCCCCGATCCCGGCCACGGCGTCTGAGCCCGAGACCGAGGGGCCCAAGGGCGTTCCCGCCGACATCGTCGCCCTTCTCGCGGATTCGCTGGAGAGCATCGCCGACGAGGACGGCTACGCCTTCATGGGTGAGCTTGGCAACCTCCTCCTCAAGAAGCAGCCCGACTTTGACCCCCGCAACTTCGGTTTCTCCAAGCTCACCACGCTGGTCAAGAGCCTGGATCGTTTCGAAATTGACGCCCGGCAAACCAGCGCTCCCCACGTCAAGCACATCTACCTGCGGGATAAGCAGCGCAAATAA
- a CDS encoding Amidohydrolase family protein, whose protein sequence is MIFTNAVVYPMDGPVIECGFVAVEGDKIKAVGPMSVLPKGDFGEVFDAAGGHLLPGFVDAHCHLGMFGDGLGFEADDGNESTDPCTAHLRAIDAVNPLDRCFSEAREGGVTTVLTGPGSANPIAGQFAALKTAGRWVDQMVVKAPVAMKFALGENPKTTYNERKEGPITRMATAAIIRENLLKAREYLCRVEKSQTDEDEDAPDFDPRLEALIPVLKGELPVHCHAHRADDIATALRIAREFHLKLVVVHGTEGHLIPELLAQEGVGVITGPFLGDRSKPELVNMTMENPARLAAAGVKIAICTDHPVTPTQLLPLCAAMAAKNGLSDGAALAAITLSAAELAGVEDRVGSLTPGKDADLVLTTGHPLDWKSSISAVFINGVRVK, encoded by the coding sequence ATGATTTTCACTAATGCCGTCGTCTACCCCATGGATGGCCCTGTCATCGAGTGCGGTTTTGTGGCCGTGGAGGGAGATAAAATCAAAGCGGTGGGCCCCATGTCTGTCCTGCCCAAGGGGGATTTTGGCGAGGTATTCGACGCAGCGGGGGGCCACCTGCTCCCCGGCTTCGTGGACGCCCACTGTCACTTGGGCATGTTCGGGGACGGCTTGGGCTTTGAGGCAGACGATGGCAATGAGTCTACCGACCCCTGCACCGCCCACCTCCGGGCCATCGACGCGGTGAACCCCCTGGACCGCTGTTTCTCTGAGGCCCGGGAGGGGGGCGTGACCACCGTCCTCACCGGCCCCGGCAGCGCCAACCCCATTGCGGGCCAGTTTGCCGCCCTCAAGACCGCCGGGCGCTGGGTGGATCAGATGGTGGTGAAAGCCCCCGTGGCCATGAAGTTTGCCCTGGGCGAAAACCCCAAGACCACCTATAACGAGCGCAAGGAGGGGCCCATCACCCGCATGGCTACCGCCGCCATTATTCGGGAAAACCTCCTCAAGGCTCGGGAGTATCTCTGCCGGGTGGAGAAATCCCAGACCGATGAAGACGAAGACGCCCCCGACTTCGACCCCCGGCTGGAGGCCCTGATCCCCGTCCTCAAAGGCGAGCTGCCCGTCCACTGCCACGCCCACCGGGCGGACGACATTGCCACCGCCCTGCGCATCGCCCGGGAATTCCACCTCAAGCTGGTGGTGGTGCACGGCACCGAGGGCCACCTCATCCCCGAGCTGCTGGCCCAGGAGGGCGTGGGCGTCATCACCGGCCCCTTCCTCGGCGACCGGAGCAAGCCGGAGCTTGTCAACATGACCATGGAGAACCCTGCCCGCCTTGCCGCCGCCGGGGTCAAGATCGCCATCTGCACCGACCACCCAGTGACCCCCACCCAGCTTCTCCCCCTCTGCGCAGCAATGGCGGCCAAGAACGGCCTGAGCGACGGCGCCGCCCTCGCCGCCATCACCCTGAGCGCCGCCGAGCTGGCTGGCGTCGAGGATCGGGTGGGCTCCCTTACCCCCGGTAAGGACGCAGACCTCGTCCTCACCACCGGCCACCCCCTGGACTGGAAGAGCAGCATCTCCGCCGTATTCATCAACGGCGTCCGTGTCAAATAA
- a CDS encoding Septum formation initiator encodes MRTKKAGLATKLVVLALLIGLSITLLDMRAQLQNAQTQKEALETQVQAQTQVNADLNDAVQNKDDPQRQEDIARDALGLVKPGEIILKVTE; translated from the coding sequence ATGCGGACGAAAAAGGCGGGACTCGCCACAAAGCTGGTGGTGCTCGCCCTGCTCATCGGTCTGTCCATCACCCTGCTGGACATGCGGGCCCAGCTCCAGAACGCCCAGACCCAGAAGGAAGCGCTGGAAACTCAGGTCCAGGCCCAAACCCAGGTAAACGCCGACCTGAACGACGCCGTCCAAAACAAGGACGACCCCCAGCGTCAGGAGGACATCGCCCGTGACGCCCTCGGTCTCGTTAAGCCCGGCGAGATCATCCTCAAGGTCACCGAGTAG
- a CDS encoding Trypsin, translating into MHHTNYYDTYPGFVPPAPPPTPAPLPPSLRERKAAHRAEKAALRAGRRGRGRHWTAPVVFILFLMLIGGTAAVLLAVNYSGSSLQFRPFDPTSPSYENPYGDFNFDLDTEETPTTIKRAPTVSGVTVDLRAALGEELTLQDIYQKCIPSIVSILTTSSQGSSSGTGVVLTEDGYIITNYHVIQGGSSVDVVLHSGKSYSALLVGGDQTNDLAILKIKADDLTPAEFGDSDALQVGDGAVAIGNPLGEELRGTMTDGIISAIDRDVRSDGNTMTLIQTSAALNSGNSGGALINMHGQVVGITNMKMMSDYNTIEGLGFAIPSTTVKAVAEELLSTGYISGRPTLGFTGYSLAPAEARRQGLVPGVYVSSVEEKSDAWTQGLRSGDVVTECNGQAVSSVEDVNAIKANFQAGDTLSFQVYRDSEYLEMDILLVERYELDR; encoded by the coding sequence ATGCACCATACAAATTACTATGACACCTACCCCGGTTTCGTCCCACCCGCGCCACCCCCCACGCCCGCGCCCCTGCCTCCCTCCCTACGGGAGCGGAAGGCCGCGCACAGGGCGGAGAAGGCCGCTCTGCGCGCGGGGCGGCGGGGCCGCGGGAGGCACTGGACCGCGCCGGTGGTTTTTATTCTCTTCCTCATGCTCATCGGCGGCACGGCTGCGGTTCTGCTGGCAGTGAATTACAGCGGCTCCTCCCTCCAGTTCCGCCCCTTCGACCCCACCTCCCCCTCGTATGAAAATCCTTACGGGGACTTCAACTTCGACCTCGACACCGAAGAGACCCCCACCACCATTAAGCGCGCCCCCACCGTCTCCGGAGTAACCGTTGATCTGCGCGCCGCGCTGGGGGAGGAGCTCACCCTCCAGGATATCTACCAGAAGTGCATCCCCTCCATCGTGAGCATCCTCACCACCTCCTCCCAGGGCAGTTCTTCCGGCACCGGCGTGGTGCTGACCGAGGATGGGTACATCATCACCAACTACCACGTCATCCAGGGCGGCAGCTCGGTGGACGTGGTGCTGCATAGCGGTAAGAGCTACTCCGCCCTGCTGGTGGGGGGCGATCAAACCAACGACCTGGCGATCCTGAAAATCAAGGCGGATGACCTGACCCCCGCAGAGTTCGGGGATTCGGACGCCCTGCAGGTGGGGGACGGGGCTGTGGCCATCGGCAACCCCCTGGGGGAGGAGCTGCGGGGCACCATGACCGACGGCATCATCTCTGCCATCGACCGGGACGTGAGGAGTGACGGCAACACCATGACCCTCATCCAGACCAGCGCGGCCCTCAACTCGGGCAACTCCGGAGGTGCCCTCATCAACATGCACGGCCAGGTGGTGGGCATCACCAACATGAAGATGATGAGTGATTACAACACCATTGAGGGCCTGGGTTTCGCCATCCCCTCCACCACCGTGAAGGCTGTGGCCGAGGAGCTTCTCTCCACCGGCTACATCTCGGGCCGACCCACCCTGGGCTTTACCGGGTACTCCCTCGCCCCGGCGGAGGCCCGGCGGCAGGGGCTCGTCCCCGGCGTGTACGTCAGCAGCGTGGAAGAGAAGTCAGATGCCTGGACCCAGGGGCTCCGATCGGGGGACGTGGTGACCGAGTGCAACGGTCAGGCAGTTTCCTCCGTGGAAGACGTGAACGCCATCAAGGCAAACTTCCAGGCGGGGGACACCCTCTCCTTCCAGGTATACCGGGACAGCGAGTACTTAGAGATGGATATCCTCCTCGTCGAGCGCTACGAGTTGGACCGCTAG
- a CDS encoding conserved hypothetical protein (Evidence 4 : Homologs of previously reported genes of unknown function) — MKEDSSVSMELGVGSVLEGKVTGITKFGAFVSLPEGKSGLVHISEIAYSYVNDVKDHLTEGQEVKVKIIGIDESGRINLSIKKAMDPPPRPAAPAGGFNRGPRPGGATGGFNRGGAPGGFNRSAAPKEPATFEDKLKQFMQSSDSKLSEMRVNERKGGNRRGGGRK; from the coding sequence TTGAAGGAGGATTCATCGGTCAGTATGGAGTTAGGTGTTGGTTCTGTTCTTGAAGGAAAGGTCACTGGTATTACAAAATTTGGCGCGTTTGTCTCTCTGCCGGAGGGAAAATCCGGTCTTGTCCATATCTCGGAGATTGCCTATTCCTATGTCAATGATGTGAAAGACCATCTCACGGAGGGGCAGGAGGTCAAGGTCAAGATCATCGGCATTGACGAGAGCGGGCGTATCAACCTCTCCATCAAAAAAGCCATGGATCCCCCGCCACGCCCCGCGGCACCGGCGGGCGGCTTTAACCGCGGCCCCCGTCCCGGCGGTGCGACCGGCGGCTTTAACCGCGGCGGCGCACCGGGCGGTTTTAACCGCAGCGCGGCCCCCAAGGAGCCCGCGACCTTTGAAGACAAGCTCAAGCAGTTTATGCAGTCCTCGGACTCCAAGCTCTCCGAGATGCGCGTGAACGAGCGCAAGGGCGGCAACCGCAGAGGCGGCGGAAGGAAATAA
- a CDS encoding putative spore cortex biosynthesis protein YabQ (Evidence 3 : Function proposed based on presence of conserved amino acid motif, structural feature or limited homology) has translation MEIPVSGQALALLGALALGAGAGLLYDLMRVLRTRIHWRVLGAALDLLFWLAVTAAIFVYTVTVGGGRVRLFLLGAVLGGAVVYFLLLSHYALQLGYLAADLAGLIWRLLLLPARFLWALCKKIKKFVKNHFHYQKKWYKISQLQREMGLTAERAAARDGGGAGHADEKGGTRHKAGGARPAHRSVHHPAGHAGPAPERPDPEGSAGNSGPGPNPGKRRPERRRPKQGRPPASGGHRP, from the coding sequence ATGGAGATTCCCGTTTCCGGGCAGGCCCTTGCCCTCTTGGGGGCGCTCGCCCTGGGAGCCGGGGCAGGGCTGCTGTACGACCTGATGCGGGTCTTGCGGACGCGCATCCACTGGCGGGTGCTGGGGGCCGCGCTGGACCTGCTCTTCTGGCTGGCGGTCACCGCCGCCATTTTTGTCTACACCGTGACGGTGGGCGGCGGGCGGGTGCGCCTCTTCCTGCTGGGGGCCGTCCTGGGCGGCGCTGTGGTGTATTTCCTCCTCCTCAGCCATTACGCTCTCCAATTGGGCTACCTGGCCGCAGACCTGGCGGGGCTTATATGGCGGCTTTTGCTGCTGCCGGCAAGGTTTCTTTGGGCTCTATGCAAAAAAATCAAAAAATTTGTGAAAAATCACTTTCATTATCAGAAGAAATGGTATAAAATAAGTCAACTGCAAAGGGAAATGGGGCTTACCGCGGAGAGAGCCGCGGCGCGCGACGGAGGAGGTGCTGGACATGCGGACGAAAAAGGCGGGACTCGCCACAAAGCTGGTGGTGCTCGCCCTGCTCATCGGTCTGTCCATCACCCTGCTGGACATGCGGGCCCAGCTCCAGAACGCCCAGACCCAGAAGGAAGCGCTGGAAACTCAGGTCCAGGCCCAAACCCAGGTAAACGCCGACCTGAACGACGCCGTCCAAAACAAGGACGACCCCCAGCGTCAGGAGGACATCGCCCGTGA